The genomic DNA ATTCCTTCATCTCAAACGGATCGCTTGAGAACGGCCACAATGACGAGGGGACACTCACAACCGAATCACAAGCTGCTGACGATAGTGAACTCGATGATGAAACACCCCTTCAAGCACCGACCCGTCAATCGGCACCGACAGACGGCTACGGCGATCTCTACCTCGACACGATAGACCGCAACGTGCTCGACTTCGACTTCGAGAAGCTGTGCTCCGTCAGCCTGTCCAACATCAACGTCTACGCGTGCCTTGTATGCGGACGCTACTACCAGGGCCGTGGGCCCAAGTCGCACGCTTACTTTCACGCGCTCGATGAGAACCACCACGTCTTTATTAACATGCAGACCCAAAAGGTCTATGTGCTCCCCGAGGGCTATGAGGTCAATTCGAAATCGCTCGACGACATCAAGTTTGTGTCAGACCCGCGGTACACAAGGCAGGAGGTCGCCGCGCTCGACAAGCCACCACTGCGTGCTTCGTTCACCCTGGTCGGCAAGGAGTACGCCCCGGGGTTTGTGGGCATGAACAACCTCAAGGAGAACGACTACCTGAATGTTGTGGTGCAGGCCCTCGCACATGTCGTGCCGCTGAGAAACTTCTGTCTCTTGGAGGATCTATCGTCTCGGTCGGAATTGGCGAAGCGTTTTGGCATTTTGGTGCGCAAGATCTGGAACCCGCGCGCCTTTAAGGCACATGTGTCTCCTCACGAACTGCTGCAGGAGATCTCGTTGCTGTCGAACAAGCGGTACACACTGACGGCGCAGTCGGACCCGGTTGAGTTCCTATCATGGTTTCTGAACAACCTGCACCTGGGGCTGGGTGGGTCAAAGACGAAGGCTGGGAGCTCTGTTGTTCAACGGATTTTCCAGGGCAAGCTCAAGGTTGAATCGCAGGCAATCACAGCGCGTGCCGATGCGGGCGATCGTCTGCGGttcgaagacgccgccgtctcggtgACGACGTCGCGGTTCATGTTTTTGACCCTTGACCTACCCGCAGCGCCCCTCTTCCAGGACGAACTGGAAAAGAACATCATCCCTCAGGTGCCCTTGACGACAATTCTCTCAAAATACGACGGCATCCACGCGCAGGAACACCTTGCCCAGCGCAAGCGGTATCGCCTGCTGCACCCTCTCCCCCCGTACCTCGTCCTCCATGTCAAGCGCTTCAGCCAGAACAAGTTCGTCTCGGAGCGCAACCCTACGATCGTCACATTTGACCCACGGGGGCTCGATGTCAGCCCGTATGTAGAGCCGAACACCAGTGAATGGCCCCCCGGCGAGCCCATCTGGTACGACCTAGTCGCCAACGTTGTACATGAGGCCGTCCGCGCCAAGGAGGACGTCGCGGACAGCGGAGAAGAGCGCAAGACGTGGAAGGTGCAGCTCAAGGACAAGGGGCGCGACGAATGGGTATCGTGTCAGGACTTGTTTGTGGAGAAGGTGCAGAGCGAGTTATTGTACCTGGGTGAGACGTATCTACAGGTCTGGGAGAGGCGCAAGACGCCGAAAAGGGCGTGATGTACAAGCCAGGTGGCGAACACCGGCACCATCACATCGAGACAGACATCGAGCTGGCTCATTCGTAGTCATTGGGACTATCATCCGGTCAGATATCGCGCAGCCAGCATGCGCCGTGCGCTCAGATCGCAGTAGTGTACACCTCGGAGGATCAAACCAATTCCAGTACCACCCGTCGCAATCCATAAAACAACGTGACCGCTAAACGACGTTGATCGCTGCCCATTCCGCCGCACCCGTCACTTTCGATCCCGTCTCCGAGATCGACAATCCAGAAAAAGGGGGCCTTTCGGCACTCCATATGTCCAAACCCCGATATTCCTCATCCCAACAAGGTGTATTTTTGTCAGAGTTTCAACCCGAATGCTATGGAGATCCGCCGCAGGGGATCTGATAGTGTACAAATAAACATCAAAGATGGCTTGGAAAAAATGCAAGAGGGTGGCGTTCCGTGGCAGGTGGTGCTCAAGACGCGGCGGCTTTCTGCTCTTCGGTGGCCTGCTTGCCACGCTTGTCGTGCTGCTTCTCGCGACGTGactcctcgatggcggcgcggtGCTGGATGCTCTCGTCATGAGACTTGAACTCGAACTGCGTGTTGGGAGGGCACTTGAGGTACGACTTCCACGTTTCACTACGGGCGTTAGCTGCGTCTTGTACAGAGATTGGGGACGACTTACCGAATCCGCAGCACGCGGCCGCCAGTCGAGCGCGTCCAGATACTGATAATGTCCTCGCCGTTACGGACGCTGACAACACCGCCACAGACCTCCTCGCTGGCGTCGATGAAGGCCtcgccaaggagggcaaACACGGTGTCCTCCCAGTACCGGTCGACGATGCCCTTTTTAAGGCGCAGCACCCACTTGCCGCCGCTCCTgttctcctcgtcttcccaGATGGGGCGGATGCCCCGTTTGAAGAAATGGTATTCCCAGCCAACTGACAGCTCGGACGGACGCTTGAGATGAGGGTAGCCAATCCAAAACTCCTCGACGGTGTTGCAGTGGATCATGGGCGTAAGCGACTTAGCGTACTCCTGGTACGGCTGGCCCTTGGGCTGAGGCGGCCGGCACCACGTCACCCACTCGTACTTGAGCGGATGGACGCGAAGCGTCTCAGAGGATGTTCTGGCCGAGACGGGCTGGGAGCCCAGGGCCTTCCTCTCGGGGATGGAGGCGATGGACGGAGCCTTGGCCGCCGGATCGTGCGACGACGTCACGCCGCCCGGCTTCGCGCCGATCTTGCCCATAGCGAGGTCGAACGGGTTGCCTGGGGATTTGGGCGTCTTGGCGGATCCGAAGGAGGCAAAGGCGCCGGAGCCCAGGCCGAAagcgttggcggcggcggccgtgggcgacgccatgccgccggcgctggGGGTCGTTACGTTGTTGAAGGGATTTGATTTTCCGCCGTGTGAGGACGTGTCGCCGCCGAATCGCTTGGCGAAGGAGCCGTTACGACCAGCAGCGTCACCGCCCGGCGCGGGACTGCCATTTGTCGAGAGTGAAAGCTTGCCAGAGCTGGCTGGTCAGCGGTGAGGAtgcgggggggggacgggCAACGAACAACTCACTTTGTGCGGCGGGTCCACAGGTTGTTATCCATGGGGACTGCTTTCGACGGCTTCCGGGTTGAAAAATAGGTACTTCTTCAATCCCTCGATTCtgcaagggcggcggcaccttGGTTTGAAGATCTGGTCGCAGTTGTGGCGGCTGGGACGGACGGGTGAGTAGTTCGCGATGAGGTcgggatggcggcggcgggcgggcgggcgtgCGGGCAGGCgagtcgacgagggcctgctGCAGGGGCTTGTTCAATGGCGtttggagaagacgggcaAGCTTCGGTGCAAGGAGGTCGGGGATTCGTGTGgtggaggatgatgatgcgTCGATGGTATCTCGAGGGAAGTGACGTGGCGGGTATTACAGACGATGGTGTTGGGAGCGATGCAGTGAGGCGGGAGAAGAAAGGCGAATGAATTATCGACTGATGGAGAACAATGAATAGCttgaagagaaaaaaaataATACGGATACTTGATGCCCCATCCTTCTTGACCTTAGTCGTCACCTTGTTATCGATGGCGGATACAGCGATAGCGCCTCGCTTAGCCCAGGTTAGCCTTACCCCTGATGGATCCATTTTGACCACTGACCAATGATACGTGGTGACGACAAGGCGGGCACGCTGGAACAGCGCACCACAGTGAGGTCACAGCGAATGGCCTCGGGGGGTTGAGGACGCCGTCCACGCCCATGCCGCCCGTCGTCCACTGTATTGGGCGCAAGGGGAGACTGCCCGACGTTTCCACCATTTGCATTTTCCGGATTGGTGGGTGCGTTTGATGCATACATATATACGTACCTTGCCGGTTGGCAGTACATCAGGCACGGTGCCTACCTAGAAGCAGTGCGCACCAAGGCCAGCCAGCGGCGACCTTCACCAGTTCTGTCCAACGGCACTTGGGATGATGTCTTGCTGCAAAAGACCCCTCAAACGGTTGAACGGGGAAGAGTTCACAGCGTGCATGGCCTGAAACATTTGCTAGCTGACTTGCGGGAGTCACGACGTTGGCCGAGAGAAGCATCGGGAACGTGCTGTCGAGTACGTACGTCAGAACCTAACCGCAGCTACGCAATCAATGGCATCCATTTTCTTCAACCTCATTATCATGATCTCTATCAGTCCCAGTGAGTAGGTATCACCAGCGTAAGGAAGACACCACGTGGTGTGCCTGAGGGACGCCGCTGTCTGGTTGGCCTACCCCGCCATTTACTCGGTCCACACCCCTGACAGCGCTGGTGTGCACAGTGCATCCACGTCCCCTCCAATTCCTGCCCGCCCGTCATccaaagaaaagaaagtCCATCACGACGCGACGCGCTTACCTCACCAAGGATCGACATCAACGTCCTCTCAAGAACCCACTGACGTCGACTGCAAACTCaccgacctcgtcctcggtaTGCCCCCGAAATAGCCCGTTGCCTCGACATGGAAAAGTTCCTGCGGGAATGGAGGCAGGATGCCCTGAACAAGGCCCAGTACGATTCCGCCATATTCATCGGCGATAAGCTGCTGGCCCTAACGAGTGAGTGCCCCTTGACGGGCTGAGGGCAGTTTGCTTATTGACGTGTTTCCGTGCTTCGCAGACGATGATAAGGACGCTTTCTGGCTGGCTCAAGTGCACTTCGCGACCGGCAACTATACCCGCGCCCAGACATTCCTCGCCAAACAGGACCTTGTCGCCCGCAACGTTTCCTGCCGATACCTGGGCGCACACTGCCTCGTCAAACAATCGAGATTCGACGAGGCATtggccgtcctcggcgagcgaAATCCGACCCACCTCATCAACAATGTGAGCAACAAGCGCAAGACGAACGCGGCACCCCTGGGACGGGCGGTAGGCCAAAGGGCCAGGGTGGCTCGTGACGAGGCtgcagaggaggaggctacAAATAGGAAGTACGAGGCCGCCATGTGCTACCTGCGAGGCATATGCTACTCCAAGCAGAACGCCTTTGACCGGGCCAAGGAGTGCTACAAGGACGCTGTGCGGATCGACGTGCAGTGCTTTGAGGCGTTCCAGCAGCTCATGACGAACGCCCTGCTGTCGCCTGACGAGGAGTGGGCGTTCCTCGAGTCGCTCGACTTTGACTCCATCACCGTTTCAGAGGACGTCTCGTCGTCTCAGGAAGCGGCAGAGTTCACCAAAATGCTGTACACGACGCGGCTTTCCAAGTATCGGGAACCGTCGGCTTTTACCGCGGCGTGCGACTCGCTGTCGACGCACTATCGGTTGGCGGACAACCCCGATCTGAtgctcgccaaggccgatCTTTTGTACACGCAATGCCGGTATCGGGATGCTCTCGCCATCACAGAGTCGATCCTGCAGGAAGACAAGTACAACTTTAGCGTGCACCCGCTGCACTTGGCATGTCTGTATCAGCTAAAGATGAAGAATGCACTATTCCTGGTGTCTCACGACCTTGCAGACAACCACCCTGAGGAACCCTGTTCGTGGTTAGCTGTCGGCATATATTATTTTTCCATCGACAAGATTGCGGAAGCGCGGCGGTATTTCAGCAAGGCCAGCATGATGGATGCACACTTTGGTCCTGCGTGGATTGGCTTCGCACATACATTTGCCGCTGAGGGCGAACACGATCAGGCCATTTCGGCCTActcaacggcggcgaggttATTCATGGGGACACACTTGCCACAAGTGTTTTTGGGCATGCAGAACCACGCGCTTAACAACATGACGCTGGCGGAAGAGTTTCTCAAGACAGCGTACGGTCTGTGCAAGACGGACCCCCTACTGTTGAACGAAATGGGCGTCGTCAAGTACCACCAGGATAAGCCGCAGGAGGCTGTTCAATTTTTCCGGGCGGCATTGAAAATCGCCGACGAGATTGACTCGGACCCACAGGCATGGCTATCCCCAAGGACGAACCTCGCACACGCTTACCGTCGCCTGCGGCTCTGGAAGGATGCACACATGGAGTTTGACGAGGTCCTGCGCCAGGGCGGCAAGGACGCTGCAATTTTCTGTGCCAAGGCACTCATCTATCTGGAAGAGGGACGCCCCGAGAAGGCCATTGTACCGCTGCACGAAGCCCTTGCCATTAACCCACAAGATGGCATTGCAACAGAGCTGCTGAACAAGGCACTCGAGGAGACATCGACGATCGACTTTGCAGATGGTGACGAGCTGGAGGCTTTCGAGCAGGAGCTTGAGTCGGGAAAGGCCGTCGCCAGGGAGCGAGTGTCGAACAAGCTGCCGAAGCTGCGGCGGGATGCCAAaggcaaggccaaggtcggTCGGACACAGGTACttgtggacgaggacgagaagggggagagcATGATGGAGATGACTGACGATGAATAGCCTCCAGGGGCAGTAATGTTAGACATGGCGTTATGgtgggaagggagagggtTACCGGCTACCGGTTAAAAAGTGTTGATTAGATTAATGGGGTGCATGGTCGCCATGATTTGCAGTTGAAGGTGAACTGCGCTGGGTGGAGGATACCAACTCGCTGACTGACTGGCGTTCGCGTCGGGGAGAGGGGCTGGTAATCTCGAAGGCAGACCGCGCTGAGAGGAAGGTAGGTAGAGGCCGAAATAGGGGCGAATAAGTCTTCGTGATGGGCGCTGGATTAGGTGAAAACTGAAAGAGACACAGTCCATTGATGTTTTCTCAATCTTTCCTTTATTATTACACAAAGGGCCAACCCCTCGCCCGTACAGCCCTTACGTCCATGTATCGTCCCAGGGCTACACCATCGGCGCCGTAGTGGGACCTCGGGGACTCTGCCGTCGGTAGACTCCGGCTCCACCCACACACGG from Colletotrichum higginsianum IMI 349063 chromosome 3, whole genome shotgun sequence includes the following:
- a CDS encoding Ubiquitin carboxyl-terminal hydrolase, which translates into the protein MAHRKRHAEEPLDDLAGVASPASKRSKTVDSFISNGSLENGHNDEGTLTTESQAADDSELDDETPLQAPTRQSAPTDGYGDLYLDTIDRNVLDFDFEKLCSVSLSNINVYACLVCGRYYQGRGPKSHAYFHALDENHHVFINMQTQKVYVLPEGYEVNSKSLDDIKFVSDPRYTRQEVAALDKPPLRASFTLVGKEYAPGFVGMNNLKENDYLNVVVQALAHVVPLRNFCLLEDLSSRSELAKRFGILVRKIWNPRAFKAHVSPHELLQEISLLSNKRYTLTAQSDPVEFLSWFLNNLHLGLGGSKTKAGSSVVQRIFQGKLKVESQAITARADAGDRLRFEDAAVSVTTSRFMFLTLDLPAAPLFQDELEKNIIPQVPLTTILSKYDGIHAQEHLAQRKRYRLLHPLPPYLVLHVKRFSQNKFVSERNPTIVTFDPRGLDVSPYVEPNTSEWPPGEPIWYDLVANVVHEAVRAKEDVADSGEERKTWKVQLKDKGRDEWVSCQDLFVEKVQSELLYLGETYLQVWERRKTPKRA
- a CDS encoding Eukaryotic initiation factor 4E, yielding MDNNLWTRRTNSGKLSLSTNGSPAPGGDAAGRNGSFAKRFGGDTSSHGGKSNPFNNVTTPSAGGMASPTAAAANAFGLGSGAFASFGSAKTPKSPGNPFDLAMGKIGAKPGGVTSSHDPAAKAPSIASIPERKALGSQPVSARTSSETLRVHPLKYEWVTWCRPPQPKGQPYQEYAKSLTPMIHCNTVEEFWIGYPHLKRPSELSVGWEYHFFKRGIRPIWEDEENRSGGKWVLRLKKGIVDRYWEDTVFALLGEAFIDASEEVCGGVVSVRNGEDIISIWTRSTGGRVLRIRETWKSYLKCPPNTQFEFKSHDESIQHRAAIEESRREKQHDKRGKQATEEQKAAAS
- a CDS encoding Tetratricopeptide, producing the protein MEKFLREWRQDALNKAQYDSAIFIGDKLLALTNDDKDAFWLAQVHFATGNYTRAQTFLAKQDLVARNVSCRYLGAHCLVKQSRFDEALAVLGERNPTHLINNVSNKRKTNAAPLGRAVGQRARVARDEAAEEEATNRKYEAAMCYLRGICYSKQNAFDRAKECYKDAVRIDVQCFEAFQQLMTNALLSPDEEWAFLESLDFDSITVSEDVSSSQEAAEFTKMLYTTRLSKYREPSAFTAACDSLSTHYRLADNPDLMLAKADLLYTQCRYRDALAITESILQEDKYNFSVHPLHLACLYQLKMKNALFLVSHDLADNHPEEPCSWLAVGIYYFSIDKIAEARRYFSKASMMDAHFGPAWIGFAHTFAAEGEHDQAISAYSTAARLFMGTHLPQVFLGMQNHALNNMTLAEEFLKTAYGLCKTDPLLLNEMGVVKYHQDKPQEAVQFFRAALKIADEIDSDPQAWLSPRTNLAHAYRRLRLWKDAHMEFDEVLRQGGKDAAIFCAKALIYLEEGRPEKAIVPLHEALAINPQDGIATELLNKALEETSTIDFADGDELEAFEQELESGKAVARERVSNKLPKLRRDAKGKAKVGRTQVLVDEDEKGESMMEMTDDE